A single Phoenix dactylifera cultivar Barhee BC4 chromosome 1, palm_55x_up_171113_PBpolish2nd_filt_p, whole genome shotgun sequence DNA region contains:
- the LOC103703652 gene encoding proteasome subunit beta type-3: MSIFEYNGSALVAMVGKNCFAIASDRRLGVQLQTIATDFQRIFKIHDKLYVGLSGLATDAQTLYQRLAFRHKLYQLREERDMKPETFASLVSALLYEKRFGPYFCQPVIAGLGDDNVPFICTMDCLGAKELAKDFVVSGTASESLYGACESMYKPNMEPEELFETISQALLSSVDRDCLSGWGGHVLVVTPTEVQERTLKGRMD, encoded by the exons ATGTCG ATCTTCGAGTACAATGGGAGCGCCCTTGTGGCTATGGTGGGCAAGAACTGCTTCGCGATCGCGAGCGACCGGCGCCTCGGCGTTCAACTCCAGACCATCGCGACCGACTTCCAGAGGATCTTCAAGATCCACGATAAGCTCTATGTTGGCCTCTCCGGCCTCGCCACCGACGCCCAAACCCT GTACCAGCGGCTTGCCTTCCGCCACAAGCTCTATCAGCTGCGAGAGGAGAGGGATATGAAGCCCGAGACCTTCGCCAGCCTCGTATCTGCTCTTCTTTATGAGAAAAG GTTTGGCCCATACTTTTGCCAGCCAGTAATTGCTGGATTAGGAGATGACAATGTGCCATTTATTTGTACTATGGATTGCCTTGGTGCCAA GGAACTTGCCAAAGACTTTGTTGTTTCTGGTACAGCGTCGGAGTCTCTTTATGGTGCTTGTGAATCCATGTACAAGCCTAACATG GAACCAGAAGAATTATTCGAGACAATCTCACAAGCACTACTGTCATCTGTTGATCGTGATTGTTTGAGCGGTTGGGGAGGGCATGTCCTCGTTGT GACACCAACCGAAGTGCAGGAACGAACATTGAAGGGAAGGATGGATTAA
- the LOC103703651 gene encoding plasma membrane ATPase 4-like isoform X2: MAGISLEQIKNETVDLENIPVEEVFEQLKCSREGLTSAEGEQRLQIFGPNKLEEKKECKLLKFLGFMWNPLSWVMEIAAIMAIVLANGGGKPPDWQDFVGIVVLLIINSTISFIEENNAGNAAAALMAGLAPKTKVLRDGKWSEQEAAILVPGDIISIKLGDIIPADARLLEGDPLKIDQSALTGESLPATKNPGDEVFSGSTCKQGEIEAIVIATGVHTFFGKAAHLVDSTNNVGHFQKVLTAIGNFCICSIAVGMLIEIIVMYPIQHRNYRDGIDNLLVLLIGGIPIAMPTVLSVTMAIGSHRLSEQGAITKRMTAIEEMAGMDVLCSDKTGTLTLNKLTVDKNLIELFAKDTDKDTVLLYAARASRVENQDAIDASIVGMLADPKEARAGIQEVHFLPFNPVDKRTAITYIDSNGKWHRASKGAPEQIVDLCNLKEDAEKKVHEMIDKFADRGLRSLAVACQEVPEANKESAGGPWQFMGLLPLFDPPRHDSAETIRRALILGVNVKMITGDQLAIAKETGRRLGMGTNMYPSSTLLGDKNTEITGLPIDELIEKADGFAGVFPEHKYEIVKRLQERKHICGMTGDGVNDAPALKKADIGIAVADATDAARGASDIVLTEPGLSVIVSAVLTSRAIFQRMKNYTIYAVSITIRIVLGFMLIALIWRFDFSPFMVLIIAILNDGTIMTISKDRVRPSPVPDSWKLREIFATGVVLGAYMAVMTVVFFWIAHDTDIVTEKFGLKSISGNTDELTAALYLQVSIISQALIFVTRSRSWSFIERPGLLLVTAFIAAQLVATVIAVYASWGFARIEGIGWGWAAFIWVYSVITYIPLDILKFITRYALSGKAWDNLLQNKTAFTSKKDYGRGEREAQWVMAQRTLHGLQPPDTSGLFNDKNGYTELSEIAEQAKRRAEVARLRELHTLKGHVESVVKLKGLDIETIQQHYTV, translated from the exons atggcaggCATCTCGTTGGAGCAGATCAAGAACGAGACCGTTGATCTC GAGAACATTCCGGTCGAGGAAGTCTTCGAGCAGCTGAAATGCAGCAGGGAGGGGCTCACCTCCGCCGAGGGAGAGCAGCGTCTCCAAATCTTTGGCCCCAACAAGCTCGAAGAGAAGAAG GAGTGCAAGCTGCTCAAATTCTTGGGGTTCATGTGGAACCCGCTCTCTTGGGTCATGGAGATTGCCGCCATCATGGCCATCGTCTTGGCCAACGGCGGA GGTAAGCCCCCAGACTGGCAAGACTTCGTCGGTATCGTCGTCCTTCTGATCATCAACTCCACCATCAGTTTCATCGAGGAGAACAACGCCGGGAACGCCGCTGCGGCCCTCATGGCTGGCCTCGCCCCCAAGACCAAG GTGTTGAGGGATGGCAAGTGGtcggagcaggaggctgcgatCCTCGTCCCGGGTGATATCATCAGCATCAAGCTTGGCGACATCATCCCAGCCGATGCCCGGCTCTTGGAGGGCGATCCGCTCAAGATCGACCAGTCTGCGCTCACGGGCGAGTCTCTCCCTGCGACCAAGAACCCAGGCGACGAGGTCTTCTCGGGCTCCACCTGCAAGCAGGGTGAGATCGAGGCCATCGTCATCGCCACCGGCGTCCACACCTTCTTCGGGAAGGCTGCTCACCTTGTCGACAGCACCAACAACGTCGGTCACTTCCAGAAGGTGCTCACTGCCATCGGCAACTTCTGCATCTGCTCGATCGCGGTCGGCATGCTCATCGAGATCATCGTCATGTACCCGATCCAGCACCGCAACTACAGGGACGGCATCGACAACCTCCTCGTGCTCCTCATCGGTGGTATCCCCATTGCCATGCCCACGGTGCTGTCGGTCACCATGGCCATCGGCTCCCACCGGCTCTCGGAGCAAGGTGCCATCACCAAGAGGATGACTGCCATCGAGGAAATGGCCGGCATGGACGTGCTGTGCAGCGACAAGACCGGAACCCTCACCCTCAACAAGCTCACCGTCGATAAGAACTTGATCGAG TTGTTCGCCAAGGACACGGACAAGGACACGGTCCTCCTGTATGCCGCCAGGGCTTCCAGGGTCGAGAACCAGGACGCCATTGATGCTTCCATTGTGGGAATGCTGGCTGACCCCAAGGAG GCTCGAGCTGGAATCCAGGAGGTCCACTTCCTGCCCTTCAATCCTGTCGACAAGCGCACTGCGATCACCTACATCGACTCCAACGGCAAGTGGCACAGAGCAAGCAAGGGTGCCCCTGAGCAG ATCGTTGATCTCTGCAACCTGAAAGAGGATGCGGAGAAGAAGGTCCACGAGATGATCGACAAGTTCGCCGACCGCGGCCTGCGGTCCCTTGCTGTTGCTTGTCAGGAGGTACCTGAGGCTAACAAGGAGAGCGCTGGTGGCCCGTGGCAATTCATGGGTCTTCTGCCCCTCTTCGACCCCCCGAGGCATGACAGCGCGGAGACCATCCGCCGTGCCCTCATCCTCGGCGTCAACGTCAAGATGATAACCGGCGACCAGCTCGCCATTGCCAAGGAAACTGGACGCAGGCTCGGCATGGGCACCAACATGTACCCCTCGTCCACCCTTCTCGGAGATAAGAACACTGAAATCACGGGCCTCCCCATCGATGAGCTCATTGAGAAGGCTGATGGTTTCGCTGGGGTCTTCCCTG AGCACAAGTACGAGATTGTGAAGAGGCTGCAGGAGAGGAAGCACATCTGCGGCATGACCGGAGATGGCGTGAATGACGCCCCTGCGCTGAAGAAGGCGGACATTGGCATTGCCGTGGCTGATGCGACCGACGCAGCCCGCGGCGCGTCGGATATCGTGCTGACGGAGCCCGGTTTGAGTGTGATCGTGAGCGCCGTTCTGACAAGCCGTGCCATCTTCCAGCGCATGAAGAACTACACAATCTACGCCGTGTCCATCACCATCCGTATTGTGCTCGGCTTCATGCTCATCGCCCTCATCTGGCGCTTCGACTTCTCGCCCTTCATGGTCCTCATCATCGCCATTCTCAATGACGGCACCATCATGACCATCTCCAAGGACCGCGTCAGGCCTTCCCCCGTCCCCGACTCATGGAAGCTAAGGGAGATCTTTGCCACCGGAGTAGTCCTCGGTGCCTACATGGCGGTCATGACCGTCGTCTTCTTCTGGATTGCCCACGATACCGACATTGTCACC GAGAAGTTCGGATTGAAGTCGATCAGCGGCAACACAGATGAGCTCACTGCAGCTCTGTACCTTCAAGTTAGTATTATTAGCCAAGCTCTCATCTTCGTCACCCGGTCCAGGAGCTGGTCCTTCATCGAGCGCCCTGGTCTCTTGCTAGTCACAGCCTTTATCGCTGCGCAGCTG GTGGCTACAGTCATCGCTGTGTACGCATCATGGGGCTTTGCTAGGATCGAGGGCATCGGATGGGGATGGGCTGCATTCATCTGGGTATACAGTGTCATCACCTACATCCCTCTCGACATCCTCAAGTTCATCACCCGCTATGCTTTGAGTGGCAAGGCCTGGGACAACCTTCTCCAGAACAAA ACGGCCTTCACCTCAAAAAAGGATTACGGTAGGGGCGAGAGGGAGGCACAATGGGTCATGGCTCAGCGCACCCTGCATGGCCTCCAGCCCCCGGACACCTCGGGTCTCTTCAACGACAAGAACGGCTACACAGAACTGTCTGAAATCGCAGAGCAGGCCAAGAGGCGCGCGGAGGTCGCCAG GCTGAGGGAGCTGCACACGCTCAAGGGGCATGTGGAGTCTGTCGTGAAGCTTAAGGGACTGGACATCGAGACGATCCAGCAACACTACACGGTTTAA
- the LOC103703651 gene encoding plasma membrane ATPase 4-like isoform X1 — protein sequence MAGISLEQIKNETVDLENIPVEEVFEQLKCSREGLTSAEGEQRLQIFGPNKLEEKKECKLLKFLGFMWNPLSWVMEIAAIMAIVLANGGGKPPDWQDFVGIVVLLIINSTISFIEENNAGNAAAALMAGLAPKTKVLRDGKWSEQEAAILVPGDIISIKLGDIIPADARLLEGDPLKIDQSALTGESLPATKNPGDEVFSGSTCKQGEIEAIVIATGVHTFFGKAAHLVDSTNNVGHFQKVLTAIGNFCICSIAVGMLIEIIVMYPIQHRNYRDGIDNLLVLLIGGIPIAMPTVLSVTMAIGSHRLSEQGAITKRMTAIEEMAGMDVLCSDKTGTLTLNKLTVDKNLIELFAKDTDKDTVLLYAARASRVENQDAIDASIVGMLADPKEARAGIQEVHFLPFNPVDKRTAITYIDSNGKWHRASKGAPEQIVDLCNLKEDAEKKVHEMIDKFADRGLRSLAVACQEVPEANKESAGGPWQFMGLLPLFDPPRHDSAETIRRALILGVNVKMITGDQLAIAKETGRRLGMGTNMYPSSTLLGDKNTEITGLPIDELIEKADGFAGVFPEHKYEIVKRLQERKHICGMTGDGVNDAPALKKADIGIAVADATDAARGASDIVLTEPGLSVIVSAVLTSRAIFQRMKNYTIYAVSITIRIVLGFMLIALIWRFDFSPFMVLIIAILNDGTIMTISKDRVRPSPVPDSWKLREIFATGVVLGAYMAVMTVVFFWIAHDTDIVTVGATSANFFKLLAGRTLIMTDLFCFPTMQEKFGLKSISGNTDELTAALYLQVSIISQALIFVTRSRSWSFIERPGLLLVTAFIAAQLVATVIAVYASWGFARIEGIGWGWAAFIWVYSVITYIPLDILKFITRYALSGKAWDNLLQNKTAFTSKKDYGRGEREAQWVMAQRTLHGLQPPDTSGLFNDKNGYTELSEIAEQAKRRAEVARLRELHTLKGHVESVVKLKGLDIETIQQHYTV from the exons atggcaggCATCTCGTTGGAGCAGATCAAGAACGAGACCGTTGATCTC GAGAACATTCCGGTCGAGGAAGTCTTCGAGCAGCTGAAATGCAGCAGGGAGGGGCTCACCTCCGCCGAGGGAGAGCAGCGTCTCCAAATCTTTGGCCCCAACAAGCTCGAAGAGAAGAAG GAGTGCAAGCTGCTCAAATTCTTGGGGTTCATGTGGAACCCGCTCTCTTGGGTCATGGAGATTGCCGCCATCATGGCCATCGTCTTGGCCAACGGCGGA GGTAAGCCCCCAGACTGGCAAGACTTCGTCGGTATCGTCGTCCTTCTGATCATCAACTCCACCATCAGTTTCATCGAGGAGAACAACGCCGGGAACGCCGCTGCGGCCCTCATGGCTGGCCTCGCCCCCAAGACCAAG GTGTTGAGGGATGGCAAGTGGtcggagcaggaggctgcgatCCTCGTCCCGGGTGATATCATCAGCATCAAGCTTGGCGACATCATCCCAGCCGATGCCCGGCTCTTGGAGGGCGATCCGCTCAAGATCGACCAGTCTGCGCTCACGGGCGAGTCTCTCCCTGCGACCAAGAACCCAGGCGACGAGGTCTTCTCGGGCTCCACCTGCAAGCAGGGTGAGATCGAGGCCATCGTCATCGCCACCGGCGTCCACACCTTCTTCGGGAAGGCTGCTCACCTTGTCGACAGCACCAACAACGTCGGTCACTTCCAGAAGGTGCTCACTGCCATCGGCAACTTCTGCATCTGCTCGATCGCGGTCGGCATGCTCATCGAGATCATCGTCATGTACCCGATCCAGCACCGCAACTACAGGGACGGCATCGACAACCTCCTCGTGCTCCTCATCGGTGGTATCCCCATTGCCATGCCCACGGTGCTGTCGGTCACCATGGCCATCGGCTCCCACCGGCTCTCGGAGCAAGGTGCCATCACCAAGAGGATGACTGCCATCGAGGAAATGGCCGGCATGGACGTGCTGTGCAGCGACAAGACCGGAACCCTCACCCTCAACAAGCTCACCGTCGATAAGAACTTGATCGAG TTGTTCGCCAAGGACACGGACAAGGACACGGTCCTCCTGTATGCCGCCAGGGCTTCCAGGGTCGAGAACCAGGACGCCATTGATGCTTCCATTGTGGGAATGCTGGCTGACCCCAAGGAG GCTCGAGCTGGAATCCAGGAGGTCCACTTCCTGCCCTTCAATCCTGTCGACAAGCGCACTGCGATCACCTACATCGACTCCAACGGCAAGTGGCACAGAGCAAGCAAGGGTGCCCCTGAGCAG ATCGTTGATCTCTGCAACCTGAAAGAGGATGCGGAGAAGAAGGTCCACGAGATGATCGACAAGTTCGCCGACCGCGGCCTGCGGTCCCTTGCTGTTGCTTGTCAGGAGGTACCTGAGGCTAACAAGGAGAGCGCTGGTGGCCCGTGGCAATTCATGGGTCTTCTGCCCCTCTTCGACCCCCCGAGGCATGACAGCGCGGAGACCATCCGCCGTGCCCTCATCCTCGGCGTCAACGTCAAGATGATAACCGGCGACCAGCTCGCCATTGCCAAGGAAACTGGACGCAGGCTCGGCATGGGCACCAACATGTACCCCTCGTCCACCCTTCTCGGAGATAAGAACACTGAAATCACGGGCCTCCCCATCGATGAGCTCATTGAGAAGGCTGATGGTTTCGCTGGGGTCTTCCCTG AGCACAAGTACGAGATTGTGAAGAGGCTGCAGGAGAGGAAGCACATCTGCGGCATGACCGGAGATGGCGTGAATGACGCCCCTGCGCTGAAGAAGGCGGACATTGGCATTGCCGTGGCTGATGCGACCGACGCAGCCCGCGGCGCGTCGGATATCGTGCTGACGGAGCCCGGTTTGAGTGTGATCGTGAGCGCCGTTCTGACAAGCCGTGCCATCTTCCAGCGCATGAAGAACTACACAATCTACGCCGTGTCCATCACCATCCGTATTGTGCTCGGCTTCATGCTCATCGCCCTCATCTGGCGCTTCGACTTCTCGCCCTTCATGGTCCTCATCATCGCCATTCTCAATGACGGCACCATCATGACCATCTCCAAGGACCGCGTCAGGCCTTCCCCCGTCCCCGACTCATGGAAGCTAAGGGAGATCTTTGCCACCGGAGTAGTCCTCGGTGCCTACATGGCGGTCATGACCGTCGTCTTCTTCTGGATTGCCCACGATACCGACATTGTCACCGTGGGTGCCACTTCTGCTAATTTCTTCAAACTGCTGGCCGGCCGGACTCTGATTATGACCGATCTGTTTTGTTTTCCAACGATGCAGGAGAAGTTCGGATTGAAGTCGATCAGCGGCAACACAGATGAGCTCACTGCAGCTCTGTACCTTCAAGTTAGTATTATTAGCCAAGCTCTCATCTTCGTCACCCGGTCCAGGAGCTGGTCCTTCATCGAGCGCCCTGGTCTCTTGCTAGTCACAGCCTTTATCGCTGCGCAGCTG GTGGCTACAGTCATCGCTGTGTACGCATCATGGGGCTTTGCTAGGATCGAGGGCATCGGATGGGGATGGGCTGCATTCATCTGGGTATACAGTGTCATCACCTACATCCCTCTCGACATCCTCAAGTTCATCACCCGCTATGCTTTGAGTGGCAAGGCCTGGGACAACCTTCTCCAGAACAAA ACGGCCTTCACCTCAAAAAAGGATTACGGTAGGGGCGAGAGGGAGGCACAATGGGTCATGGCTCAGCGCACCCTGCATGGCCTCCAGCCCCCGGACACCTCGGGTCTCTTCAACGACAAGAACGGCTACACAGAACTGTCTGAAATCGCAGAGCAGGCCAAGAGGCGCGCGGAGGTCGCCAG GCTGAGGGAGCTGCACACGCTCAAGGGGCATGTGGAGTCTGTCGTGAAGCTTAAGGGACTGGACATCGAGACGATCCAGCAACACTACACGGTTTAA